Below is a genomic region from Methanobacterium sp..
ACCAGATAAGTAGAATATTCAATAAAAAATCAGCAAAGACTTTATATTACACAAAAAGAAGAATATAATCTTATGCCGGGATAGTCTAGCCTGGTAAGGCGCAAGACTGGAAATCTTGTGGAGCTTTGCTCCGCCTGGGTTCAAATCCCAGTCCCGGCGTTTCATCAAAACATATTTTGTTAAGTAATATAGTTAGATGATAAATTTGATAGTTAGATGATAAATTTGAATTTAATGAAATAATTGAATGACAATTGAATGATCATTAATGAATCATAATCAATTAAACTCAATTACGGGGATTCAAGTAAAGTTTCAGCCAACCTAAACCGGTTTGGGACTGATGATCCGCATGAACCCCAGAGATAAAAAAAAATTAGTAGCATATAATGGAGGAAATTTTAAAATGGAAGAAGATTTCAAACATATGGTCCGGATCGCCCGTAAAGACGTAAACGGGAACAAGACCATAGTAAACGCCCTGACCGATATAAAGGGAGTGGGCAAGGCATTATCCAGTGCAATCTGCACCACCATGGATTTTGATCCAAACCAGAAAATAGGATATTTACCAGATGAAGAAGTCCTACGCCTGGAAGAAGCTGTGAAAAATCCTAAAAATGATATAATACCTGAATGGATGCTTAACCGTCGTAATGACTATGAAACTGGCCAGACAACCCACCTCATAGAATCAGATCTGGTGATGTGTCTCCGGGATGATCTCAACAGGATGAAGAAAACCCGAAGTTACAAAGGACGAAGACACGAAGTGGGACTACCAGTAAGGGGTCAGAGAACCAAATCCACCTTCCGTAAAGGAAGCTCCGTTGGAGTTAGAAGGAGAAGAAGAGGATAAAGTCAGGAGACGATTAACATGGGACATCCAAGAAAGGCTAGGAAACAATACGATACCCCTTCACACCCCTGGAATGCAGACCGCATAAAACAGGAAAACAAATTAGTACAAAAATACGGCTTAAAAAACAAGAAAGAAGTTTGGAAAGCCGAAACCATGATTAAAAGGTACAGGAGAGATGCCAGGGAACTTCTGGGTATGTCCAGTGAACACACCTCCCAGGAAAGACAGCAACTCCTGAACCACCTGATACGATTAGGTGTACTACCCGAGAACGCTAAACTGGAAGCTGTTCTGGACCTGACTGTGGAAGATGTGCTACGCCGCCGACTGCAGACCATGGTTCACCGGAAAGGACTGGCATACACTGCCAAAGAAGCAAGAGTATTCGTGGTTCACGGACACATCGCCATGAACAACCGGAAGATCGACTCCCCCAGTTACCTGGTAAAAAGAGGAGAAGAAGAACTAATTGGATACTATCCAGGTTCAGCAGTTATAAAACTCAAAATCCCTGAAACACCTAAAAAGGAAAAACCTAAAAAGGAAAGACCAAAAAGGGACTCATATCGAGGAAGAGGAAGGAGAAATAGGAGGTAAGGTGATAACATGGCAGAAAAAACGAAAGAAAAATGGGGAGTAGCCAACGTATACTCATCCTTTAACAATACCATCATCACCATCACCGATGTTACCGGAGCAGAAACCATCAGCCAATGGTCTGGTGGTAAAGTTGTCCGGGCCGACAGACAGGAATCATCACCCTTTGCAGCAATGGAAGCAGCAAGTCGAGCAGCAGATGATGTAAAGGAAAAGGGAATAGTAGGCCTGCACATTAAAGTGCGAGCACCTGGTGGAAACGGACCACGCTCACCCGGACCTGGAGCACAGGCAACCATCCGAGCACTGGCCCGTGCCGGAATCAAGATCGGAAAGATTGAAGATGTAACACCCATCCCCCACGATGGTACAGGAAGACCCGGTGGTAAAAGGGGTAGAAGGGTATAAAACGCGAAGTGTCTAGAATGGAGATAGAAATTAAAAACAGGGAAAATGACCAGTTAATCTTCACCGTGGATGGTGTGGATGTTAGTATGGTCAATGCCCTGCGCCGGATCTGCATGGTGGAAGTACCCACATTGGCCATTGAATCTGTGCAGTTCTTAAAAAACGATGCACGTATATTTGACGAAGCATTGGCCCACCGACTGGGACTGGTACCACTCACCACAGACCTGGAATCACTGGTACTGGCAGAAGACTGTGACTGTGAAGGGCAATGTTCCCGTTGCAGTGTATCCCTAGTCTTAAAAGGTAAAGGACCGAAAACACTCTATTCAGGGGATCTCAAATCAGAGGACCCTAATCTAAAACCTGTCCTGGACACCATTCCACTGGTAAAACTCAAAGAAGGAGAAGAAGTGGAACTGGAAGCTATAGCACAGTTAGGATTGGGTGAGGAGCATGCTAAATGGCAGCCAACCACCACCTGTGCTTACAAAAATTATCCTGAGATCAAGATAGACCCGGATAAATGCGAGGCATGTCTGGACTGTGTGAAAGAATGCCCCAGAAATGTCCTGGAATTTGATGAGAAAAATAACCAGATAATGGTGGTGGACCTGGAAAACTGTTCCATGTGCAGGACCTGTGTTAAGGACTGCCAGAACAATGCCATTACCGTAGAGATTGTGGAGGATAAATTCATCTTCCGCATTGAAACCGACGGTTCACTATCTCCTATAGATGTGCTAACTTTAGCATGCGATATATTATCAGAAAAAGCTGATAAAATCGTTACTTTTTGTGAAGAAGGAGGAAGTTAACTATGAAAACTAACCCCCAAATTAACCAACTCATAAAGATCCTCAAAGAAAAAGCCCGCCAGGAAGAAGCACCTCTCTGGAGGAACCTGGCTAAAAGGCTAGAAAAATCCACCCGCAGTCAGGCAGAGGTTAACCTTTCCAGAATAAACAGATACACCAGTGATGATGAAATTGTACTGGTACCTGGAAAAGTCCTGGGAAGCGGAGCAATGGACCACAAAGTCCAAGTAGCAGCACTGGACTTCTCAAAGCAGGCAGAAGATAAAATTGTAAGTGCAGGTGGCAAATGCCTGGACATCCCCCTTCTCCTGGAAGAAAATCCAAAGGGAAGCGGAGTAAAAATTATTCAATAATAAAGGTGTTAAAATGATAATAGATGGAGAAGGACTCGTCCTGGGAAGACTGGCAAGTACAGTCAGTAAGAAACTTCTCTCTGGGGAACGGGTAACAGTTTTAAATGCAGAAAAGATTATAATTTCTGGTAACAAGGATTGGGCCTACGCAAAATACAAACAAAGACTAGACCGGGCCAGCATATCCAACCCACGAAGAATGGGACCAAAATACCCACGCAGACCTGACGACATATTCCGAAGAACTGTAAGGGGAATGTTACCCTACAAACAGCCTAAGGGAAGGGAAGCATTAAGGGGTCTTCGAGTTCACGTGGGAATACCTATGGAATTTGCCAGCGAAGAAATCGGCCAGTTAGACGAAGCTCAGCCCAAAAACATCTCCAAGTCAGTGGAACTGGGAAGAATATCCCAACTACTCGGAGCCAAATTCTAAGTGAGGAAGTGTAATTATGAAGAAGGTTATTCACACTAGTGGAAAAAGAAAAACAGCCATCGCCCGGGGCAAATTCAGAGAAGGTAAAGGCCGAGTGCGTATCAACAAACGACCAGTGGAACTATACGACCCAGAACTGGCACGCTTGAAGATCAACGAACCCCTCACCCTAGCTGGAGACTTAATAGACCAGGTGGACATAGATGTTAAAGTCATCGGTGGCGGAGTTATGGGACAGGCAGAAGCCGCCCGTATGGTAATTGCCAAGGGCCTGGTACAGTGGACTGGAGACATTGAACTCAAAGAAAAGTTCAGTCAATACGACCGTACCATGCTGGTAGGAGACCCCCGAAGATCAGAACCCAAAAAATACGGTGGTCGCGGTGCCCGAGCCCGCAGGCAGAAGAGTTACCGATAAATTCATAACCCCATTATTTTATACTAAATTTATAAATAACATGAGGATTTATAGTAAAAAGAGGAGAACATGATTCCAGTAAGATGTTTGAGCTGTGGTAAGGTAATATCAGCCTACTTTGAAGATTTCCAGAAAAGGACTGAAATGGGAGAGGATCCCAAAGAGGTCCTGGATGATCTGGGACTAAATAAGTACTGTTGCCGGAGAATGTTCATCGCCCATGTAGAAGTTTGGTAGGGGCCGTAGGGTAGCATGGTCCATCCTCCCAGCCATTGAAAGAAGTTTCCAGGAACAGAGTTCTCTCTTTAACCTAGAGTGGAATTTATTCCCAAAGGGGATTTCTTACAACTGGAACGGGGATGGTCAATTCACCGGAATGCTGGCGACCCGAGTTCAAATCTCGGCGGCCCCATTACTATTACTCTTATCTAACTAAAAAAAATTTTATTTCACCAAAATAAAAAGAAGAGGAGAAAAACCATGGCAAGTAAAAAATTAAACCGTTTTGAAAGGGCCAGACTAATCGGTGCCCGAGCATTACAGCTTTCCATGGGAGCAAAGCCAATGGTGGATGTAACCCCTGATATGGATACAATTGACATCGCAGTTATTGAGCTTGACAAAAAAGTACTCCCATTAGATGTTCGGCCCTTGCAAACAGATTAGATTCTGTTTATATATTACATGTAGGGCTCATTAGGATAAGAATCATTATATAATCAAATGAACTAAAAAACCACTATTTTTTTATTGAAGAGGTGTTTTTTAATGGATAGTGTTATTGAAGACATCCGGGTTAGAAAAATTTTAGATAGCAGAGGAAACCCAACCCTGGAAGTGGATGTAATCACCTGGAACGGATTCGGAAGGGCAGCTGCACCAAGCGGAGCCAGTACCGGAGTTCGTGAAGTGGTCTCATTCCCCACCGGAGGGGTAGATGGTATTATAGAAGAAGTAGAGGATATAATCTCCGCTGAACTCATCGGCATGGACGCCGAGGACCTTCAGGAGATAGATCTGGTTTTAAAGGAAATTGACGGCACCGAAAACTTATCCGCCATAGGCGGTAACACCACCGTGGCAGTATCCATGGCAGTATCCAAAGCCGCAGCCGCATCCTACAACCTACCACTGTACAGATTCCTCGGGGGTAACATGCCATCGGCAATACCCTACCCACTGGGAAACATGATCAACGGAGGAGCACACGCCGGTCGTAACGCCCCTGACATCCAGGAATTCCTGGTCCTGCCAGTGGGTGCGGAAAACATCACCGAAGCAGTGTTCACCAATGCCGCTGTACACAAAAGAATAAGGGAAAAAATTGTAGCCAAAGACTCCCTATTCACCGGTGGAAAAGGAGACGAAGGAGGATGGGCACCCAACCTCACCAACCAGGAAGCCCTGGAAATCCAGGCCTCATCCTGTGAGGAAGTGTCTGACGAGACTGGTGTGCTGGTAAAACCATGCCTGGACATGGCCGCCAGTGAATTCTGGGATGCTGACGCTGAAAAATACGTTTACAAAAAAGAAGGAGTTAAAAGGGACACCGGAGAACAGGTAGACTACGTCAACCAAATCATAGACACCTACGGAATGTTCTTTGTTGAAGACCCCATCCGAGAAGGAGACTTCCAGGGATTCGCAGACATAACTAAGAAAGCCGGTCGGAAATGTTTAATCTGTGGAGATGACATATTCGTAACCAACGCCGATATACTGGCTGAAGGAATAGAAAAATCTGCAGGTAACTCCATAATCATCAAACCCAACCAGATCGGAACCCTCAGTGACACCTACGCCACTGTGAACCTGGCCCGAACCAACAGGTACGTACCAGTAGTATCCCACCGATCCGGTGAAACCACCGATGATACCATAGCCCACCTGGCAGTAGCCTGGAGCTGTCCCATCATCAAAACCGGGGCACTGGGCGGGGAAAGAATAGCAAAACTCAACGAACTCATCCGTATCGAAGAGGAAATGAGCAACCCCCAGATGGCAGATATCATCTGGTAATATCAAAAACCATCTCTACCTGTGTAATGAAATCAGGAATTTTATGAGGTTCGGGATATAGTTTGAAAATATTCGGATGGCTAAAAAAATAGCTCATCAGTGGGTTTTTAGTTCATCAGTGGGTTTAACGTCCATTAATTGGTAAAAATTACCCATTAAATGTTTAAGAATTAATATTCACACGCACCTTAGGGATGTGGAAAATAAATTTATAATTCAAGGAGAATCTTCAAATGGTTAAAATAACAATCAACCACGATAACTGCGACGGAGCAGACTGTGCTGAATGTGTGGATGTATGTCCCATGGAAGTACTGATCTTAGAAGGCGACAAAATCGTAGTAAAAAATAAGGAAGACTGCAGCCTTTGCGAAGTTTGCATGGACGTATGTCCCAACGAAGCAGTTAAAGTTGAAGAAGAATAAAAATCAAATTCCAAATAGTAAAAAAAAGAGGAATAAATCCATTCTACTAATTGGGGGATAAAATTTCTACCATATTAAAAAAAATTTTATTATACCAGGATTAAAAGAAAACCCCCCTTATGCAGATTTATCAAAAGAAATTTCCCATAAAAAAAGGATAAATAAAGTTACCTTAACCGGATAAACTTCCTCAAATTTAACTATTAAGATAATTGAAATACGAAAGGACTTATATATAGAGGTGGTAAGTTGTCAGAACTACTAATTCCATTAGACAAATATTTAGCAGCAGGATTACACATAGGAACACAACAGAAGACTAAGGACATGGAACGTTACATATACCGTGTACGAGCAGATGGACTGTACGTCTTAGATGTGCGAAAAACCAACGATAGAATCGTATCAGCCGCCAAATTCCTGGCAAAATTCGACCCAGGAGACATACTGGCAGTGTCAACCCGACAGTACGGTCAGACACCAGTGCGCAGATTCGGAGAACTCACCGGAGCCCGAACCATCCCTGGAAGGTTCATACCCGGAACATTAACCAACCCCAACTACGGGAAGTTCATAGAACCCGAAGTGTTAATGGTAACTGACCCCAGAAGCGACTCACAGGCTATAATCGAAGCAAAACAGATAGGACTACCTGTAGTGGCATTATGTGACACAGAAAACCTCCTGGGCAACGTGGACATAGTCATACCAGTAAACAACAAAGGAAGAAAAGCAATCGCATTAGTATACTGGTTAATGGCCCGACAGATACTACGGGAAAGAGAAGTACTGGCTCCTGAAGAGGACCTGGATATTCTCCCATCAGAATTCGAACTCAAAATATAAATGTATAATCCATAGGGGAACCCATAAAGGGACCCCCTAAACATAAATATTCCATCAGATCTCTTAAAAATTTTTAAGGGTTCTGTTAATGGCCCTTTGATTTTCGGATGATTTGATGGATAATGGCATTGGATTTGCATATTAAAATTACATGGGATTTGTGGTACATGGGATTTGTGGACAACCGGATGATTTTAGAATCTAAATGAAAAACGGTCTGTTCACGTCTTCAGATGGATTTACATACTAGGCCGATTCGTCCTTGTTTACACCCATTTGGAACATGGAATATCTTATCCTATAAGGTGGTATCTTATCCTATAAGGTGGTATCTTATCCTATAAGGTGGTATATTGTCCTATAAGACGGTATCTTATCTTATAAGAAGATATTTATCCTATAAGAAGTATTTAATTCAATCCCCCCATTACATGGGAGGAGATCTCATCAGCACCATGATGGTAATGCCCTCCTGATTCAAGGGGATGTTAATTTGATACCACTGTGCAAGGTAACATTCTACCACTTGAATAATCATTACCCAATTAATATCCAAATTATTACCCCATTAATATCAAAATTAGACTGGTATTAACCCATAATTCTCATAATAACTCCCAATTTACAATGTTAAAGCTCTTTAGTGATTGATAATATATTAAAGCTCTTTAATAATCTTAAAAAAAAATTGGTAAAAGTAGGTAATAAGAAACCTATATGCTAAACGGGGGATTTTCTATGATTAGAAAACCTGCAGTAGCAGGGATGTTCTATGAATCAGATGAAGATTCATTGAGAAAGAGGATTAAATGGTGTTACCAGCATAAATTAGGACCCGGTAGACTACCAGGGGAAATAGGGAATAAGAGGAGTATTAAAGGATTAATAGCCCCTCATGCAGGTTACCTGTATTCAGGGCCAATTGCTGCCTGCTCCTACCTGGAACTGGCAGAAGACGGCATGCCCGAAACCGTGGTTATACTGTGTCCCAACCACACCGGTATTGGATCCGGACTTTCCACCATGACTGAAGGCTCATGGCAAACACCCCTGGGAGAAGTGGGAATAGACCACCAGTTCGCTAAGGAACTGTTGAACTATTACCCCTTACTGGATGATGATCCATCAGCCCATGTACAGGAACACAGCTGTGAAGTTCAACTACCCTTCCTCCAGGAAATCAGCCCGGATTTCCAGATGGTCCCGGTGTGTATGATGATGCAGGACCTGGAAACCGCCAGAGAACTGGGAGAATCCATAAGTCACACTGCAAGTAAACTGAAACGGGACCTGGTGGTAATTGCCAGCACAGACTTCACCCATTACCAGCCCCATGATGTGGCCAAGGCACATGATAAGAAAGTCCTGGAATCCATTGCTGCCATGGATGAACTGGAAATGATGCAAAGGATACAGCAGTTCAATGTAACCATGTGTGGTTACGGGCCAGTGGCCGCCACCATTGAAGCATCAAGGGGTATGGGGGCCCATGAAGCCAGCATCCTAAAGTACGCCACCAGTGGCGATACCAGTGGAGACTACACTTCCGTGGTGGGATATGGCTCCGCAGTATTCAAATAGTATCTGCAGTGTTCAATGGGACAAAAACTAGAATAGATGCAAAGGATACTAGAAAATAGAATGTAAAGGGTACTAGAAAATAGAATATAACGGATACTAGAATAGGATTATAAAGATAACTAGATGATTGTGGAATAAGATAAACTTAAAATCTGAACTTCCATTTAAACTTCCATTTATAGATTATAAAAAAAATAATCTATTAAATTATGACTCCCCATTTAATTAACAAAGGGCATCAAATCTTTTAAAAAAGTACATTAAATTCTTTGAAACATTAAATGGTCTGAAAAATAGTAATAATGAAATTAAATACAAAAAACCAGGTATTAAAACTCATAGATAATCATTTCAGGGAAAAATATTAAGGGAAGGGGTTATTGTAAGGATAGAGTTATTGTGATAGAATTATTGTAAGGATAGAATATTATTTGGACAGATTTAGTGAACGGAGTTCAATCCAATGACAGTCAGGGCATCTGCACCAGGCAAGGCTATTCTTTTTGGAGAACACGCTGTTGTCTACGGAAAACCCGCCATAGCAGTGGCAGTTGATAAAAGAGCCAGTGTAACCATCCGTGAAGGAAGCAACGATCACATACAGGTGAAAATCCCTGAATTGAACGTTTACGGTGTAATAAATACAGAAACTGGTGATGTAAGTCAATTAAACAGTGAAGGCGAGGTGGATCAAAAACCCGGCACCACGGATGTCGGGATAATGAAATTCATCAAGAGTGCACTGTCTCAAACAGATCTAGGATCATCACTGGACCATGGTCTGGATATAACCGTGAACCTGGAAATACCAATCGGTGCAGGACTGGGATCATCCGCTGCCATCACTATAGCCACCCTGGCCGCAGCAGCACGCTACAAAGGCCAGGAACTATCCCTGGAAAACCTGGCCCAGATGGGTCATCAGGTTGAATTAGAAGTTCAGGGAGCAGCAAGCCCACTGGACACCACGGTATCCACCCTGGGAGGATTCCTCTACTTCACACGTGAAAGAGGAGCAGTAAGAATAAAACCAGCCCTGGAAATGCCCCTGGTAGTGGGTTACACCTCACAACCCGGTAACACCGGGATCCTGGTGGAAGGAGTCCGCAAACTCCGCCAGGCACACCCCACCATAATAAATCCCCTCCTGGATGTCATGGAAAAGTTGACCAACCAGGCCCGGGAATCCATCACCAGAGGAGAGGAAAAACAGGTAGGTGAATTGATGAACATCAACCAGGGACTCCTGGATGCACTGGGAGTTAACACCACCGAACTATCCCGCCTGGTATACCACGCACGCCGTGCAGGAGCCACGGGTTCCAAACTAACCGGGGCAGGTGGAGGGGGTAGTATCATAGCATACTGTCCCGGGAAAACTAGGGAAGTATTGGAAGAACTTGAATCAGTTGAAAACGCATTCCAGGTTGGAATATCATCAAAAGGGGTGACCTGGTGAGTAACAGAGGCCGCAATTATAATTCAAATGAATGGTGTTATGATGAAGTGTGGTGTATTATGATGAAGTGTGGTGTATTATGATTATCCTGAAACTGGGTGGAAGTGTAATCACCCGCAAAGATGCCACCAAACCCACCCTGAACCCGGTTAATCTGGATCGTATAGCCCAGGAAATAGCCCGGGCAAATATAGGGAAACTCATAATAATCCACGGAGCCGGCAGTTTCGGTCATCTTCACGCCAGGAAATATGAAATTGGCAGCCCCATCAATTCCACAGAAGAACTCCAAGAGAAAAAAATAGGATTCACCCTAACCCAGAACTCGGTTAAAATTCTCAATCATTTCGTATGTCACTATCTGTTGAAATATCAAATTCCAGCAGTGGCAGTACCACCATCATCATTCATAACAACCGAGAATAAGCGGATCAAATCGGCTAACCTGGAAATAGTGGAAAAATACCTGGAAATGGGACTGGTACCAGTCCTACACGGGGATGTGGTCCTGGATACCGATGAAAGTATTCAGATGGCCGTGGTATCCGGTGACCAGCTGGTTAATTACCTATCGGAGAAACTGAAGCCTGAGAGGATCATACTGAGCTCAGATGTGGATGGAATATACGACCGCGACCCCAAAACACATTCCCAGGCCCAGCTTCTGGAAGTGGTAAATTCCCTGGAGGATCTGAAATTCCTGGAGGGAGCACGAACCGTTGATGTAACCGGGGGAATGGCTGGAAAACTGGCAGAACTACTGGAACTGGCTGATAAAGGAATAGAATCGGAAATAATCAATGCCGATTGTGAAGGATTGCTGGAAAGTGCCCTGAAGGGGGAAAAAGTCAGGGGAACCATTATCCGCAAATAATCCTGAACAGATATCATAAATACAGATAGTATCCCTGATACCATGAAGACACATATCCAATACACCATAAAGACACATATCCAATACAATTATTCACTCCCCTGATTTAATCAAATTCAAATTCACAAATTCATTGGAAATAAAATAGGTATAACTCAATGTATAAATCATTTAAAATCGTAAATCATTAAAAAAAGAACAATTCACGAATAAGATTCATTACCGAAATACAGAATTATATTTAAGAGTATTAAATTCATTGAAATTATAAATCATTAAAAAAAGGAATTCAATTAGGAATAAGAATTCATTTCAGAATTCTAGATTATATTCAGAAGAGTATAAAATCATTAATAAAGATTCAAGAGTAAAAATTCAAGAGTTATAAACCTCATTAGTAAAAAATCAAGAATATGAATTCCTTAGTAAGATTCAAGAGCATAAATCATTAGCAAAGAAAGAATTTAACCCCCATAAAAGAGTTCATAAAAAAATCAAAGATTGATTCAAGAGTAAAAATAGATTCAAGAGCATAAATCATTAAAAATCGATATTCAAGAGAATAAAAGAAGGAATTACAATTAGAAATAGTAAAAAAGTGAGAATTAGACGAAAAGGAAGAGATTATGATTTCAGATAGAAAATTAGAGCATTTGCTATTATGTACCCACAGCGATGTGGAATACCATAAAAAAACAGGATTTAAAGATGTGGAACTTGTCCACAAGGCCCTTCCTGAAGTAAACCAGGAAGAAATAGATTTATCCACATCCTTATTAGGGAAAAATATGGATGCGCCTCTAATAATAACCGCCATCACCGGAGGACACCCCTCCTCAACAAAAGTAAACCAGAAACTGGCCCAAGTAGCACAAAAACTCAACATAGGCATGGGACTCGGAAGCCAGAGAGCAGCAGTAGAAAACCCGGAACTGGCATCTACCTACACTGTGGCCCGTGAAGAAGCTCCAGATGCACTACTAATCGGTAATATCGGGGCTCCTCAGATGGAACAAGCCCGCGAGGCAAGCCAAATGATGGACCTGGATGCACTGGCCATCCACCTAAACCCACTACAGGAGGCCATCCAGCCCGAGGGAGATTTGGACACCAGAGGATACCTGGAAAACATCCAGAAAACCGTGGAAATCATGAACATACCAGTGATAGCCAAGGAAACCGGTGCAGGTATCAGTGGAAACGACGCCCGGGCACTGGAAAATGCAGGTGTTAAAGCCATCGACGTGGCCGGAGCCGGAGGAACAAGCTGGGCAGCAGTAGAAACCTACCGATCCCGTGATAAAAACATGGGCGAACTCTACTGGGACTGGGGCATACCCACCGCAGCAAGCACAGCGGAAGTCAGCCAGTCAGTTCAGATACCAGTAATATCCTCTGGAGGGATAAGAAACGGATTAGAAGCAGTCAAAGCCCTGGCCTTAGGGGCAGATGCTGTGGGAATGGCATTACCAGTTCTCAAAGCATCATACCTTGGTGGGGAAGCACTGCTTTCATTCTTCCAAAAATTCCTGGCAGAAATCCGAGTGGCCATGTTCCTGGTGGGAGCATCCAAATTAGAAGAACTGCAAAAAACGGACCTGGTAATCCAGGGAAAAACTAAAGAATGGCTCCAGGAAAGGGGCTATGAAACAAAAATTTATGCAAGGAGGTCATCCTTATGAGTGTGGAAGTAATCGCCATTGGAGGATACGAAGAAGTGGGCAAAAACATGTCCGCAGTTAAAGTGGGGGATGATGTAGTTATATTTGACATGGGAATCAACCTGGACAGGATCCACATCCATGAAGACACCGACATAGCCCGTATGCACAGCCTGGACCTCATTGAAAGGGGAGTAATCCCTGACGACACCCTGATGAAGGATGTGGATGGAAAGGTGAGGGCCATAGTATTCAGCCACGGACACCTGGACCACATTGGAGCAGTTGCTAAACTAGCCCACCGATATGACGCACCCCTCATTGGAACACCCTACACCCTGGCACTGGTGGAAAACAGTATAAAACAGGAACGAAAATTCGAGGTTTCCAATCCTCTGCAGGTATTAAACTCTGGAGAGAAAATGCAGCTTTCCCCTGATATAACCCTGGAATTTGTGCACACCACCCACAGTATACCCCAGGCAGTACATCCAGTACTGCACACATCAGAGGGTATTATTGTCTATGCCAATGATTACAAATTCGACAATCATATGATGCTCAGCCCACCCCCGGATTACGAACGCTTAAGGCAACTGGGAAGGCAGGGAGTCCTGGCATTAATTGTGGAAACCACCAGAATGACCGAGACCAAACAGGAGAAAACCCACTCTGAGAAAGTGGCACGAATAGTCCTGGAAGACATAATGAAGGACATGCTCCCTTCCAATGAAGGATTACTGGTAACCACATTCTCCAGTCATATTGAACGTATCCAGGCTATATGTAACATTGCCCAGGAAAGCGACCGGAAGATCCTCCTCCTGGGAAGATCCATGGAACGATTCGGGAGTATAGCTGAAAAAATGGGAATTCTAAACCTACCTGCCGGTGCAAGCCTCTTCGGCAGCCCTAAATCAGTGAACCGGGCACTTGCCCGTGCTGAGGAGAATCGCTCTGATTACATACTGGTAACCACCGGACACCAGGG
It encodes:
- a CDS encoding 30S ribosomal protein S13 gives rise to the protein MEEDFKHMVRIARKDVNGNKTIVNALTDIKGVGKALSSAICTTMDFDPNQKIGYLPDEEVLRLEEAVKNPKNDIIPEWMLNRRNDYETGQTTHLIESDLVMCLRDDLNRMKKTRSYKGRRHEVGLPVRGQRTKSTFRKGSSVGVRRRRRG
- a CDS encoding 30S ribosomal protein S4 is translated as MGHPRKARKQYDTPSHPWNADRIKQENKLVQKYGLKNKKEVWKAETMIKRYRRDARELLGMSSEHTSQERQQLLNHLIRLGVLPENAKLEAVLDLTVEDVLRRRLQTMVHRKGLAYTAKEARVFVVHGHIAMNNRKIDSPSYLVKRGEEELIGYYPGSAVIKLKIPETPKKEKPKKERPKRDSYRGRGRRNRR
- a CDS encoding 30S ribosomal protein S11; the encoded protein is MAEKTKEKWGVANVYSSFNNTIITITDVTGAETISQWSGGKVVRADRQESSPFAAMEAASRAADDVKEKGIVGLHIKVRAPGGNGPRSPGPGAQATIRALARAGIKIGKIEDVTPIPHDGTGRPGGKRGRRV
- a CDS encoding DNA-directed RNA polymerase subunit D — protein: MEIEIKNRENDQLIFTVDGVDVSMVNALRRICMVEVPTLAIESVQFLKNDARIFDEALAHRLGLVPLTTDLESLVLAEDCDCEGQCSRCSVSLVLKGKGPKTLYSGDLKSEDPNLKPVLDTIPLVKLKEGEEVELEAIAQLGLGEEHAKWQPTTTCAYKNYPEIKIDPDKCEACLDCVKECPRNVLEFDEKNNQIMVVDLENCSMCRTCVKDCQNNAITVEIVEDKFIFRIETDGSLSPIDVLTLACDILSEKADKIVTFCEEGGS
- a CDS encoding 50S ribosomal protein L18e codes for the protein MKTNPQINQLIKILKEKARQEEAPLWRNLAKRLEKSTRSQAEVNLSRINRYTSDDEIVLVPGKVLGSGAMDHKVQVAALDFSKQAEDKIVSAGGKCLDIPLLLEENPKGSGVKIIQ
- a CDS encoding 50S ribosomal protein L13, whose amino-acid sequence is MIIDGEGLVLGRLASTVSKKLLSGERVTVLNAEKIIISGNKDWAYAKYKQRLDRASISNPRRMGPKYPRRPDDIFRRTVRGMLPYKQPKGREALRGLRVHVGIPMEFASEEIGQLDEAQPKNISKSVELGRISQLLGAKF
- a CDS encoding 30S ribosomal protein S9, which gives rise to MKKVIHTSGKRKTAIARGKFREGKGRVRINKRPVELYDPELARLKINEPLTLAGDLIDQVDIDVKVIGGGVMGQAEAARMVIAKGLVQWTGDIELKEKFSQYDRTMLVGDPRRSEPKKYGGRGARARRQKSYR
- a CDS encoding DNA-directed RNA polymerase subunit N, whose translation is MIPVRCLSCGKVISAYFEDFQKRTEMGEDPKEVLDDLGLNKYCCRRMFIAHVEVW
- a CDS encoding DNA-directed RNA polymerase subunit K is translated as MASKKLNRFERARLIGARALQLSMGAKPMVDVTPDMDTIDIAVIELDKKVLPLDVRPLQTD
- the eno gene encoding phosphopyruvate hydratase yields the protein MDSVIEDIRVRKILDSRGNPTLEVDVITWNGFGRAAAPSGASTGVREVVSFPTGGVDGIIEEVEDIISAELIGMDAEDLQEIDLVLKEIDGTENLSAIGGNTTVAVSMAVSKAAAASYNLPLYRFLGGNMPSAIPYPLGNMINGGAHAGRNAPDIQEFLVLPVGAENITEAVFTNAAVHKRIREKIVAKDSLFTGGKGDEGGWAPNLTNQEALEIQASSCEEVSDETGVLVKPCLDMAASEFWDADAEKYVYKKEGVKRDTGEQVDYVNQIIDTYGMFFVEDPIREGDFQGFADITKKAGRKCLICGDDIFVTNADILAEGIEKSAGNSIIIKPNQIGTLSDTYATVNLARTNRYVPVVSHRSGETTDDTIAHLAVAWSCPIIKTGALGGERIAKLNELIRIEEEMSNPQMADIIW
- a CDS encoding 4Fe-4S dicluster domain-containing protein; translated protein: MVKITINHDNCDGADCAECVDVCPMEVLILEGDKIVVKNKEDCSLCEVCMDVCPNEAVKVEEE